AATTTTTGATTTGTACGGATGGTCAGGTTGTCATTGAAAATAAACTCCTGGTTATCGACATCGAAAAATTTTCCTCTTACTTTCCAAGGATCAGAAATTTCCAATTGATACACTGCGCTGGGCGAGTAATCACATCGAGTGATGTTCAAAGGCCCACCATAGTTTGGACAATAGTAACTCGTCGAGGTCACAATCTTTCCATCTTGGATAGCAGCGTTCGTCCATTGGATGTCAAAAAAACCCTTTTTAATATTAGCATTGTATTTATAAACCGCCGCCTTTCGATTTAAAGTTCCTTTTTCAAATTGAACACGGATATCTTTCGTTGCATAAGTCATCGCAACATCAGGAACTGTGCAATAAACAGGTACAGAATCATAAACTGAAATTTGCTGGGGAATTAAGATACATAGATATCCATAAGGAATGACAGCAGAGAGATTCAAACAAGCCCTAAAATCGGGGTTCTCAATTCTACGCTCTACTGTTCTCCAACTGCAAATAGAACTAGTTTGGCGCTCATATCTATAGAGTTCTGGTATTCTTAAATTAAGTTTTAAGTAAGCTGGTGGGTTCGAATTTACATTATCAAAATCAATCAATCTTGAAAAATTAACGTCTAACTTGGCATTATTCGGACAATTCACAAGATTCACGCTATTTATTTTGGGGAGTGAAGGAGTCAGCTTGTCAGCAGTCGTAAAGAAGCGAGACACTGTTGTTATAACAGAGGCAATCCCATCTATGTTGCGGATCCCTGACGGTATAGTATACTCGTATTCCTTATCACTCAATACCTGGTCTGGAGTCAAATGGTAAATCGCTTCACCGATTACAGGATCGTAAGATGTCAAAATTACGTATTGTATTCCTCCATCAGAAAGATTTTCCAAGCGAAGAGGATTGAATTCGAGAGAGTTCCGATCCATAACATCATTGAATTTTATTTTAATGTTAATGCCACTGAAATAAAAAACATCTCTCTCATGATCAGGAGAAACTGAAGTTACTTGTGGAGGAGTTACATCAGCCGTTCTAAACAGATGTAATTTTCCCGTTGTCATCGCATTACCGAAACTATCCTGAATTCCAGGCAAAATTTCTAATTCGTATTCGGTTTTTTCTATAAGTAAATTTGAGGGAATCTGTACATTCACTCTACGGTTTGTATCATCGTAATCAACAGAGTTAATCGCAATGATGGAACCTGATAATTTTGCTCGTAAGATAAATTTATTTTGGGCACTTGACGCATTCAATGCTTCACTAAAGTCTATGCGAAAACTTGTAATGGATGGATCCACTCGTTCCCCTTCAGGTAAGATTAAACGTATGTAAGGTGCTTCCGTATCTTGAGTAATCAGAAAAAACTGCTTGGTTAATACAGCTAACAAATTGCCAGATGTATCTTTTGCTTCCGAAGAAGAAACCAAGAGATATGCGGAATCACTCCGCAATGGTTTTGAAGGATTGAAGGTAAAATTTGCTGTTTTTTGGTCTGGACTTAGAGAAGCGAAGATGATTTCTGGATCACCATACCCCACTAGTCCAAATCCTTTTATCGTAGCTGGATCCATCGGTTCACTAAAATGTATCTTGAACTCTGTGATGTTTGGGTTAACATCTTGTCCTTCTGGCTCAATCGAAGTTACCATTGGTGAAATGATATCCACTGTATGGAAAGATGTTACCAACCTATACCCATTTTCTAAATTGCCGATTTCATCAGTAACCCCATTAACATACAAAGCGTAATTGGCATCAGAATCGAGGGTGAATTCGTTTTTATAAGTAACAATTTTTCTATCTAAGGAAATCGATACAAATTTTAAGGGAGCATAGAGATTTTGATCTCTTGAAATAAAACCGGAATGAATGACCGTTAGTTCGTTTACGGGCTCATTAAAGGTAACTGTAAAAAAATTCCCTGGTTGCAATGGAAGCACGTTTGTATTAGGAGTTCCTGAAACAATTTGCGGTGCCGTAGTATCATTGTTATTCGTTGGATCATAAGGATATGAATCGATGATATTCGCAGCACCATCTTGATCAAAATCATCTAGAGGAAAAGCAAGTCGAAGAGGATCCGTCCCTGGGGCATATTCTACTTTAACAATATTTAAGAATGGTAGAAACGTTCGAGAAAATAAGGAATAAAACCTGTTTCTATTGCTAAGTTGGTTTATATCATCCAAATAGTTACGAAACTGAATTGCTGCCATGCGAATGGCGGCTGAATCGGTAATGACTCTAGCTACAATCATTTCAATATTTACATGGAGTGCTGCGTAAATCGAAAAATGGCTTAGTTCTGTGGAGAGTTTTCCTGCAATGGCATCGACACTTGTTTTCTGTTGTTCCCATTCTTTCGTTACTGGGTTATAATAGTAAATTTGCGTGAGTTCGTTTTGAATTTGAGATTGAACTGCCTTTGAATCATATTTGGTAGTCAGAGTCACTGGCTTTGCGAATGTGGTTCCTTCTGGTTCTAATACTAGCTTAGAAGCAACCGGAGTCATTCCAGGAATATCTGTTCCTTTCATCTCTTCAACCCGCATCGTAACAACTAAATCTTGAGACAATGCATCTTTCGGGATATTCAAGGAAAATGCTTGGTTTTCAATGGTGCCACCATTTTTACCGATGGTTTTCGAAACAGATCCGTTCCCAGCAAAGAAAACAGAAGCCAGCAAAAATTGATTTCTAATCTGCAAAGCTTCCTGGGCTTTATTCGATTGGAAAAGTTTAAAATTTCCTTCTCCATCCATTAATGCGGCACAGGATGAAAATAAAATAGATATTAGAATTAGAACAAAGCTAACGCATAACCTTTTAAAGAAATGTTCCATTTTCGACTCCAAATTTTTAGCATATAATTTTTGTTAATTGTGCGATTTTGTATTGGGAAATAGATAAAACAATCTAAAAATTGATTAGAGAATTAAATTTTTATAAAATACCGTTAAAAACGTTTTGAACTGGATTCAAAAACACTTTTAACGTTTTGCATTCAAATTACAGCGATCAATGAGTAGTGACTCACAAATTTTTTTAGGGAAATCGTAACTACGATTGAAATATAGTTTAACAATAGCTACATGATACTCGCATTTTTTCCCAGTGGGTATGGGGGTCTTATGGCAACCCAACCCCCAAACCTAGGTGAATTTAATCGGGTCGATTTTCTAAAACCATAGCAATCCCCTGCCCTCCACCGATACATAGAGAGGCCACACCATATTTTAAATTCTTCCTCTTTAATTCATAAGCAAGAGTTAATACCACACGGGCTCCGCTGGCTCCTAGTGGATGTCCAATAGCAATGGCTCCTCCATTTACATTTGTTTTTTGGGGATCTAAGTTGAGCTCTCGCATAACGGCTAATGTTTGAGCTGCATAAGCTTCATTGATTTCAAAACGATCTACTTCTTCAAACTTAACTCCCGCATTTTGTAAAGCCTTTGGAATTGCAAATACAGGACCAAGACCCATCATTTTGGGATCGCAACCAACGTTCGCATATCCGATAATTTTAGCCAAAGGTTTTATTTTGTTCTCCTCTGACCATTTTGTAGAAGCAATCAATAAAGACGCCGCTCCATCATTGATACCAGATGAATTCCCAGCAGTGACAGATCCCTCTTTTAAGAATGCTGTTGGAAGTTTTTGCAGTTGATCAACACAAGAGATCCCTCTGATCTGTTCATCTCTTTGGATCAAGGCCGCATTTTTACCTTTACTCGCAACTGGAATCATTTCTTCAGAAAAAATTCCAGTTTCACTAGCCTTTTCTGCCCTAACTTGAGAGATGCCAGCCCAATCATCTTGCTCCGACCTTGATATTTTGAAATGATTAGCGATGTTTTCTGCTGTCATTCCCATTGTGAGGTCCGCATAACAATCAGTAAGACTTTGGGCCAAACTATCTTCCGCAACTGTATCCCCATATTTATTTCCCCAACGGGCATTCTTTAATACAAACGGTGCATTACTCATCGATTCTGTTCCACCAACAAGCATCAGGTTATTTTCTTTTGAAAGAATCTTACGAGATCCAATGATTATACTTTCCATCCCAGATCCACATAGACGATTCACCGTAAGCGCACTAGAACTTTCTTTAAGGCCAGACTTGAGTCCAATATGCCTTGCGAGATACGCCGAATCCTTGTCATCCTGAATCACATTGCCATAAATCGATTCTTCGATTTCGCCTGGATCCAATCCTAATTTACGAATCGTTTCTTTTGCCGTAATGACCCCTAACTCTGAAGAACTATAATCTTTAAGTCCTCCACCAAATTTCCCAAAAGGAGTTCTCACTCCATCCAAGATTACTACCATTTGCAGCTCCTACCAAAGTGTATATACACTATATATTCAAAAAATTTGTTCTTTTATCCGCATCATCCATTTACGTTTCAAATTTATCATCTATTTGTAAGACGGGAAGATTTCCCAATTCGTTAAGAATTTTTAACGTTTGTTTGAATTCTGATTTTCCAAGACTATCGATAATTGTTTTTTGCGTCTGTTTCCAAAGCGCAACTGCCTTCACCAACGCGACTTCCCCTTTTTTGGTAAGCGAAACACTGCGTACATTACCAATTTCTTTTTTTTCTATTTTGACCAAACCATCTCGATTCAAAATATCCAAACTTCTCTGCAAAGTTGTTCGATCGATATCGGTCAGGCGTGCCAAATCGGTAATACTCGGGTCTTTTTCATACGCAACAGCAACGAGAAGGGTAAATTGAGTGATCCGAAGCCCTGAAGGTTTTAATAGTAAATCATAATAACTAGTAACCAACCGACTCGTTCTTCTGAGACTTAAATTTAAACAGGAAGATCCAATATCCTTCAAGTCTTTGTGGGAAAGTTCCATTACCAGTATCCTATAATGGACACTACAGTGTATATGCAATATACGGTCAACATTTTGTTTAACCACAAATTATCCTAAATTTCAAAACATAACCGGCAAAATTCCCTAATCGAATCAGAAGGATTACTAACCATTTACCATAAATCCAATCTATACAAACGACCAAACTGCACGATAGATAGCTAATTACAAACATTCTAAAACATTAATATTTATTCAGTCTAACCAATAAATATCTAGACTTTTTGGTATATCATAATTGTTTGTTACAAACAAATGCCAAGATACAGACTGCTAACAATTGTTTTCTGCTTTTCTAGTTTTATCACTTGCCAATCGACAGGAAATTATCTTACTAACAGAAGTTTGGATCTTGTCGATTCTTTTACCCTCGGAGTGGAAACAAACCACTATGGTGCCGGCTTTTGGGTTTGGTGTTTGGGCGGTGGAGTGCAAATCAACCAAAACGCAAAAGGTGCTGGGATTCGTAATGGGCAATTCGGCTTGTACAAAGCTGGCGGAGTGGATGATATAGGAATTTTTGGTGGTTCTAATAATAGAACGTTTACGAATCAAATGGGAAATTCATTTCTCATTCTCAATTCCAACCAACATAGACCCGTCTACCCTGACCTCAAGAGAAACCGTCAAAAGTCTTATGATGCCTCCAACGTATTAATGTTAGTTTTCTTTACAGATAAAAAACAGAGCTCCGGGAAAAAACATTGTAACCAACCAGTAAGTGTAGAAGTCTCCTTTGGATTGTATTTGGGAATACGGGCCGGATTTAATTTTAGCGAGTTTTCAGACTTTTTATTAGGTTTTAGTACTTATGATTTTATGGAAGATGATATTTTTAAATCGGATGAAGAATGAATTGAATTACATACGATAAGGTTTTATTTACAAAAATCTTATCCTCATCTATACTTCACCTTCTACTTCCCCAACCTTCTTTTCACCTCTTCCAAAATTTCCAAATAAACCGTAGCCCCTAATTGGTATTCGATATCTGATTTTCCAGCTCCATTCAAAATTTCTTCAAACTTCCAATCATATCGATTGGGATCTTTGCCTGTATCAAACCAATCTTTGAAAATTACGGATTCGTTTTCTATAAAAGCTTCTACTAGGTGGTAAGGTTCCGAATTTTTCCAATATCGCCTTTCTGTCATAAAACTTTTATCTCCTGAAATGAAGGAATTCTGCTACTATGGTGAATCCCTGTTTCTCCCTAGTATTTAAAAAAATAAAGACAACCTACGTATAGCGTATTTACAAATTGTTTTTGGATTGGGTAAACTTGAATTCCCAAGAAACATAACCTGGCATGGTTCGTAATCTAATAAAGTTCAATATGGATTTTAGTTTTAAAACGTAGACCAATCCGAAAGAAAGTACGCTATGTCCCACTTGTTCTCTAACTACAAAATGAAAAAAAGTAAACCTATAGAATAGAATTCCCTTGCAATTTTCGTCTCTAAAAATACCAATCACCTCAACGAAGGATAAATCCGAATGATCATATTTCAATGCCCGACCGCCGTAACAGAATACTTAGAAGATAAAAAGATCGTTGTTCTTACTCAAACTGGGAAAAACACTGGGGCCGATTTAAAAGACAGCTTAAACAAAGGTGTTGATGCACTCATCCAGAACAAAGCAGTTAAGTGGTTGTCTGACAACAGGAATATGGGTACTCATACAGCGGAAGATGTGGAATGGCTAAACAACGACTGGACTCCAAGAGCCATCAAAGCTGGTTGGAAAAAATGGGCCCTAGTCCAACCTCAATCAGCTCTATCCGCTATGTCTGAGAAAAACTTAGTCGATTTTTTTGCTACAAACGGAATCGAAGTAAAGATATTTGAATCACCGGAAGAAGGATACCAATGGTTGGACTCAGTATAAACTCCACCAATGAAACGTAGCAAAACAACTCAATACGTAGTTTTATCACTATCTCTCATCACAATTCAACTTGGATCTTTGGTATACCAACTCGTTGGTGTCACTGATAAAAGTTGGATTATGATTTTCTTCTCACTTGCGGGACTTTTTTTTTCTTTTGCCCTAGTCGCTTTTGCTTTGTTGCAGATACAAAATTACAAAAAACAATTTGTGATCATTAAACATACGATATCTAATGCGATCAAAGGCGATTTAAATGTTGAACCGACTATCAAAGCAAACTTAAAAAAACGTAACGAAGTTGACTCAATCCTCCATTCTTTATTTGAATTATTACATATTTTCCAAGATATTATCACACTCTTAAAAGATGCTACATCCGGGTTATCTTCTTCCGTAGATAATGCAAAGTTAGCTGATGATTCTTTTCATTCTAGTTTAAATAGACAAAAGGAATATTCAGAAAATTTAGATTTAACCGTCCGCAAAATGACGGAAAATATGACAAATATCGAGAATGCATCAACGAACAATTACTCTACATTGATTCATGTTTCCGAAAGTATCAAACTTCTTTCCGAACATATCAATGAATCGGAAAAAAATAGTAACCTTTCCAAAAGTTTAACCTTCGGGATCTCTGAAAAAATCCAGAAAGGGAATAAAGCCATGGAAGAGATGGCGAATGTAATTGAAAACATTGCAACCAGTTCTGGAAAAATCGAAGGAATGGTTACCGTAATCAAAGAAATTTCGGAACGAGTCAACCTATTGGCATTGAATGCCTCTATTGAAGCCGCAAGAGCTGGGGAATATGGTAGTGGGTTTGCCGTTGTTGCGCAAGAAGTCTCGAAACTTGCGACTCAAACATCCAATAGCATCAAAGAAATTGATAGCAATGTCAAAAGAAACAAAGAAGAAGTAACACTCAATCGCCAAAAAATTAGTGAAACCAACCTCCTCTATAAAGAAATCATCGGAGAGGTAAAACAAATTTTTGAGAAGATCGATTTCATTTCAGAATCTGCAACAAATCAAATGCAAATCAAAAACAAGTTGCTACTAGAGTCCGAGCAACTCTCAAGAATGTTGGCAGAGATTAAAGAAAACATAACAGACCAGAACAATTCACAAAAACTAATTTCTGATGTTGCTTACGCAATGGACTCAAGCGTAGATGCTACTTTTTCGGAAGGAGAAAATCTATCCAAACTATTAGCCAAAATCAAATCAACCACGAATGATATAGGTGGAGTGATTTTACTATTTAAATAAAAAAGTAAACATCAGTTATACAAATTATTATTTAAGAAATGGACCTAACCACACTGCCCTAAATCTTAAATTTTAAGGTTTCATTGATAAGCTTTTCTATTGAATTGTATCGCCAGAAGAAAAGTAATACAATTATATAGATAATAGTTCTCGTATAATATTCCCTTTATGCTTATTTACCTATAATCCACAATATACGAAAAAAATAATTTTAAACCGAAAGCCCATCTTCGCGCATCACCGAACTTTGTTCGTATAACCGATTTTAAATTTATTGCATTGTTCTGAAAAAAAAATACTTTTTATTTATTTTTCCTCCTACGAGATCCAATTCAAAGTAAAAACAAACACGATTATCATAAAATTTAGTACAACCACCACTTCACAGAAGTTACATTTTCTAGTTGCATATATTACAGTTATGTGCTCCTGTTTTTTTTTACGCTTTTTCTGACTGCTATGGAATCAAAGACATGGAAACAAAAGAGCTTAGAGCAAAAACTATACCCAAAAAAAAGATAAAAAACCAATTTGATTTCAAAACAATCTTTGAAGCACTCCCCGAACTTTATATGCTTCTTGATTTGGATCTTAACATCATTGATGTAAGCGATGCTTACGCAAGAGCCACCTTAATCCAGAGAGAAAAAGTAATCGGACATAATATTTTTGAAGTATTCCCCGACAATCCAAACGATATACACGCCGATGGTGTGAAACAACTCCGATTTTCTTTGATGCAGGTGGTTAATTACAAAACCTCAAGCACAATGACAATGCAAAAATATGACATACGAAAACCAGATGGAAGTGGATTCGAAGTTAGGTATTGGAGCCCAAGGAACTCCCCTGTTCTCGATGCAAACGGAAACTTAATTTGTATTGTTCATCGGGCCGAAGATGTCACTGAATTTGTTTATTTAAAACAACAGAAAATAGAACAATCAGAAGTAACGGATGAAATGCATGATCGGATTGCAAAGATGGAATCCGAGGTTTATACACGTGCGAAAGATGTCATTGAAAAGAATGAAGCTCTTTTAAATAGCGAACAAAATCTATCTACAACATTAAGATCCATTGGAGATGCCGTCCTAACCACAGACGAATTTGGAAAAGTCAATCGTTTGAATCCTGTTGCCGAAGAATTAACAGGTTGGAAGGAAATAGAAGCAATTGGACGTAAGGTTGATGATATATTAAGATTAGTTCACGCACAAACCAATTTACCAAAGGAAATTACGATCGCCGAAGTATTGGCTACTGGGAAACCAAAAGGCGATTCCCAAGATTCGATCTTAATTCATCGCAGCGGCAGAAGGATCAATGTTTCAATCAACTGTGCACCAATAAAAAATAAACAAGACAAAACCATTGGTTTCATTCTGGTATTTCGCGACATTACTGAAGAATTTGCTGCCAAAGCATTCTTGGAAAAAGCAAAAGAGAATGCAGAACTTGCAAACAAAGCAAAAGATTCTTTTCTAGCAACAATGAGTCACGAAATCCGCACTCCACTCAGCGGACTAATAGGAATGTTAGAACTACTTTCACAGACAAACCTTAGCTCTGACCAGAAAAGTATGGTTCAGAATTCACTGGGATCCGGGAACAGCTTGTTACGTATTTTAAGTGATATTTTGGATTGGTCAAAAATTGAAGAAGGGAAATTAGAATTATCACTGCAACCAACTTCAATCAGTCAGTTAGTTTCAGATGTAGTAACAACATATTCACATATTGCTAGTTCTAAAGGTTTAACCCTAACATACACAATCGATGAAAATATTCTCTCTGCGCATATAGTAGATCCACTCAGGTTATCACAAATCATCAATAA
The DNA window shown above is from Leptospira brenneri and carries:
- a CDS encoding Ig-like domain-containing protein; this encodes MEHFFKRLCVSFVLILISILFSSCAALMDGEGNFKLFQSNKAQEALQIRNQFLLASVFFAGNGSVSKTIGKNGGTIENQAFSLNIPKDALSQDLVVTMRVEEMKGTDIPGMTPVASKLVLEPEGTTFAKPVTLTTKYDSKAVQSQIQNELTQIYYYNPVTKEWEQQKTSVDAIAGKLSTELSHFSIYAALHVNIEMIVARVITDSAAIRMAAIQFRNYLDDINQLSNRNRFYSLFSRTFLPFLNIVKVEYAPGTDPLRLAFPLDDFDQDGAANIIDSYPYDPTNNNDTTAPQIVSGTPNTNVLPLQPGNFFTVTFNEPVNELTVIHSGFISRDQNLYAPLKFVSISLDRKIVTYKNEFTLDSDANYALYVNGVTDEIGNLENGYRLVTSFHTVDIISPMVTSIEPEGQDVNPNITEFKIHFSEPMDPATIKGFGLVGYGDPEIIFASLSPDQKTANFTFNPSKPLRSDSAYLLVSSSEAKDTSGNLLAVLTKQFFLITQDTEAPYIRLILPEGERVDPSITSFRIDFSEALNASSAQNKFILRAKLSGSIIAINSVDYDDTNRRVNVQIPSNLLIEKTEYELEILPGIQDSFGNAMTTGKLHLFRTADVTPPQVTSVSPDHERDVFYFSGINIKIKFNDVMDRNSLEFNPLRLENLSDGGIQYVILTSYDPVIGEAIYHLTPDQVLSDKEYEYTIPSGIRNIDGIASVITTVSRFFTTADKLTPSLPKINSVNLVNCPNNAKLDVNFSRLIDFDNVNSNPPAYLKLNLRIPELYRYERQTSSICSWRTVERRIENPDFRACLNLSAVIPYGYLCILIPQQISVYDSVPVYCTVPDVAMTYATKDIRVQFEKGTLNRKAAVYKYNANIKKGFFDIQWTNAAIQDGKIVTSTSYYCPNYGGPLNITRCDYSPSAVYQLEISDPWKVRGKFFDVDNQEFIFNDNLTIRTNQKLLNPISDECVE
- a CDS encoding thiolase family protein, encoding MQMVVILDGVRTPFGKFGGGLKDYSSSELGVITAKETIRKLGLDPGEIEESIYGNVIQDDKDSAYLARHIGLKSGLKESSSALTVNRLCGSGMESIIIGSRKILSKENNLMLVGGTESMSNAPFVLKNARWGNKYGDTVAEDSLAQSLTDCYADLTMGMTAENIANHFKISRSEQDDWAGISQVRAEKASETGIFSEEMIPVASKGKNAALIQRDEQIRGISCVDQLQKLPTAFLKEGSVTAGNSSGINDGAASLLIASTKWSEENKIKPLAKIIGYANVGCDPKMMGLGPVFAIPKALQNAGVKFEEVDRFEINEAYAAQTLAVMRELNLDPQKTNVNGGAIAIGHPLGASGARVVLTLAYELKRKNLKYGVASLCIGGGQGIAMVLENRPD
- a CDS encoding ATP-binding protein, whose translation is METKELRAKTIPKKKIKNQFDFKTIFEALPELYMLLDLDLNIIDVSDAYARATLIQREKVIGHNIFEVFPDNPNDIHADGVKQLRFSLMQVVNYKTSSTMTMQKYDIRKPDGSGFEVRYWSPRNSPVLDANGNLICIVHRAEDVTEFVYLKQQKIEQSEVTDEMHDRIAKMESEVYTRAKDVIEKNEALLNSEQNLSTTLRSIGDAVLTTDEFGKVNRLNPVAEELTGWKEIEAIGRKVDDILRLVHAQTNLPKEITIAEVLATGKPKGDSQDSILIHRSGRRINVSINCAPIKNKQDKTIGFILVFRDITEEFAAKAFLEKAKENAELANKAKDSFLATMSHEIRTPLSGLIGMLELLSQTNLSSDQKSMVQNSLGSGNSLLRILSDILDWSKIEEGKLELSLQPTSISQLVSDVVTTYSHIASSKGLTLTYTIDENILSAHIVDPLRLSQIINNFVSNGIKFTGRGSIKVSAQLVKNLTHAQQIQFSVTDTGIGLSKKDQSRLFQTYTQATADTARLYGGTGLGLAICRRLADLLDGALAIDSTPGIGSTFSITMSLPTVDLDLDNVSSLVTEDSSIEPIVHSQSYTPKILVVDDHSVNLELLVRQLEMFGLQVDSAEDGDKAMLLWLTNKYDLIITDCHMPIKDGYMLTKEIRNIESFSYQKRIPIIGYTANVLSEENEHCLSVGMDEVMIKPARLTNLRQTLLKWLPTIIYPVQTNTFDTLISTESPIDISELKNIVSDKKDQISILKKFKSHHQNDLRKLIDELTMMNYSESARLAHRLKGASQVAGARDLVNGYIKIELFIKGNEFDKALKEIEIMKDDVLNIESFIDIL
- a CDS encoding MarR family winged helix-turn-helix transcriptional regulator; the encoded protein is MELSHKDLKDIGSSCLNLSLRRTSRLVTSYYDLLLKPSGLRITQFTLLVAVAYEKDPSITDLARLTDIDRTTLQRSLDILNRDGLVKIEKKEIGNVRSVSLTKKGEVALVKAVALWKQTQKTIIDSLGKSEFKQTLKILNELGNLPVLQIDDKFET
- a CDS encoding methyl-accepting chemotaxis protein; this translates as MKRSKTTQYVVLSLSLITIQLGSLVYQLVGVTDKSWIMIFFSLAGLFFSFALVAFALLQIQNYKKQFVIIKHTISNAIKGDLNVEPTIKANLKKRNEVDSILHSLFELLHIFQDIITLLKDATSGLSSSVDNAKLADDSFHSSLNRQKEYSENLDLTVRKMTENMTNIENASTNNYSTLIHVSESIKLLSEHINESEKNSNLSKSLTFGISEKIQKGNKAMEEMANVIENIATSSGKIEGMVTVIKEISERVNLLALNASIEAARAGEYGSGFAVVAQEVSKLATQTSNSIKEIDSNVKRNKEEVTLNRQKISETNLLYKEIIGEVKQIFEKIDFISESATNQMQIKNKLLLESEQLSRMLAEIKENITDQNNSQKLISDVAYAMDSSVDATFSEGENLSKLLAKIKSTTNDIGGVILLFK
- a CDS encoding STAS/SEC14 domain-containing protein, producing the protein MIIFQCPTAVTEYLEDKKIVVLTQTGKNTGADLKDSLNKGVDALIQNKAVKWLSDNRNMGTHTAEDVEWLNNDWTPRAIKAGWKKWALVQPQSALSAMSEKNLVDFFATNGIEVKIFESPEEGYQWLDSV